The Chromatiales bacterium genomic sequence TTCACGCTGGCCAAGCTCGGCCAGCCGTCGGGCAACCGTTATGCCCGCAGGACCAGTACCCACAATTACAACCGGGTAGCTGGACTTCGGAGTTTCGATGATCAAGGCGCTTTTCCTTTCGCAACAGCGGTAGGTTCGGACGCTTCACGACCGCGGCCAGCAAAGGCCCGCTCCCACCCCAGCACGCGCCACAGCCGCGGTCGCCGAGCCAGGAGGTTTCGAAGCCAAACCCAGCAAACCCGTCTCGTTCGGCAAGGATAGCCGACTTGCACCTTCCAGACCGACGGAAAGGCATCCTCGCCTACCAGCCTGAACGCCGTTGCGAGGGACCCGGCGCCCAAGCGATTGCCACGCAATCGCGGTGCGGCAGCACATTCACGGCTAAGCTCTGATCAATCCGTTCCGGATTGTCAGGGCGGCTAAAGCACCAAAGTCTCATTTTCATCCGCCCCCAGTTTCAACGGCTTGCAGCCGTCGAACGGAGCGAAACGTTCCGGGGCCGCGGGACGCCCCGTATCGTTTCAGAGTTTCAATAGGATCAAAAGGTTGTTGAAATTCTCCTCTCAACAGCCCGATATTGCCCGCAGCACCCTGTATCGCGGCCGGCAAGATCGAATGCAACACCAGCCCAGAAGACGCTTCGGCCAGAATTTTCTGCACGAGCGCGGCGTGATCGACCGCATCGTGGATGCCGTCGATCCACGCCCCGGGCAGTCGATCGTGGAGATCGGCCCGGGTCTCGGTGCGTTGACGATTCCACTGCTCGCCCGCTCGGGGTCGATGCGGGCCATCGAACTCGACCGCGACCTGTTCGAGCCCCTGCGCGCCGCGACTGCCGCGGTTGGCAGGCTGGACCTGATCGAGTCCGATGTCTTGCAGGTCGATTTTCGCGCGCTGGCCGCGGGGGGAATGCTGCGGGTAGTCGGCAACCTGCCCTACAACCTCTCAACTCCGATCCTGTTTCACCTGATTGCACAGCGCGCGGCGATCACCGACATGCACCTGATGCTGCAACGCGAAGTCGTCGAGCGCATGGCCGCGGATCCGGGTTCGAAAGTCTACGGCCGGCTGTCGGTGAT encodes the following:
- the rsmA gene encoding 16S rRNA (adenine(1518)-N(6)/adenine(1519)-N(6))-dimethyltransferase RsmA, producing MQHQPRRRFGQNFLHERGVIDRIVDAVDPRPGQSIVEIGPGLGALTIPLLARSGSMRAIELDRDLFEPLRAATAAVGRLDLIESDVLQVDFRALAAGGMLRVVGNLPYNLSTPILFHLIAQRAAITDMHLMLQREVVERMAADPGSKVYGRLSVMTQFACRVLPLFVIGPGAFRPAPKVESMIVRLIPHAQPPFPTHPERFEAIVRSAFGQRRKTLRNSLEGLVDEARFKRTDIDPGLRAEALSVEEFARLAAD